In one Brassica oleracea var. oleracea cultivar TO1000 chromosome C9, BOL, whole genome shotgun sequence genomic region, the following are encoded:
- the LOC106317896 gene encoding uncharacterized protein LOC106317896: MDRVESYMFNFTGDQSSSESFSSSSASSSIGRNSDDEEELHCEGKSSEDEAESSYKGPLDLMESLEEVLPVRKGISNYYSGKSKSFTNLAAAASALTSSSSMKDLAKPENPYSRRRRNLLCHQIWENSKTTPRGGISKKHVMSSSRSALTLAMAVAAGVMAREGSYSSGSSSPTTSGSPPRQRHGSQMMMLPPLYPSRSKESFGDLKSTKSSSSGFCAWRSYSVADIPRCFPATASGIGSSDS; encoded by the exons ATGGATAGAGTTGAATCTTATATGTTTAATTTCACCGGTGATCAGTCCTCTTCTGAGTCTTTCTCTTCTTCCTCGGCTTCCTCTTCCATTGGGAGGAACAGCGACGACGAAGAAGAGCTTCACTGCGAGGGAAAGTCGTCGGAGGACGAAGCTGAGTCTTCGTACAAAGGACCTCTTGATCTGATGGAATCTCTCGAAGAAGTCTTGCCCGTTAG GAAAGGGATATCGAACTATTACAGCGGGAAGTCAAAGTCTTTCACGAACTTAGCAGCTGCTGCGTCGGCGTTGACTTCCTCTTCGTCGATGAAAGACTTGGCGAAGCCGGAGAATCCTTACAGCCGGAGGAGGAGGAATCTCCTCTGCCATCAGATCTGGGAGAACAGCAAAACGACTCCACGTGGCGGGATCTCGAAGAAACACGTCATGAGCTCGAGCAGGAGCGCGTTGACGCTCGCCATGGCGGTTGCTGCTGGTGTGATGGCGAGAGAAGGATCTTATTCATCGGGATCATCGAGTCCGACGACATCGGGATCTCCTCCTAGGCAGAGGCATGGTAGCCAGATGATGATGCTTCCTCCGCTGTATCCTAGTAGGAGTAAAGAGTCTTTTGGTGATTTGAAGTCGACTAAGTCGTCGTCGTCTGGTTTTTGTGCGTGGAGATCGTATTCAGTGGCGGATATTCCGAGGTGTTTTCCGGCGACGGCTAGTGGTATTGGGTCCAGTGACTCGTAG
- the LOC106317893 gene encoding copper-transporting ATPase PAA2, chloroplastic has translation MATNLLRLTLPPPSSLHFRSGKFLDAKFSKRIFPRHRRSRIQRHGSKPSFLVSNSIEITTQSIESTIESVKPVASDDKPVLLDVSGMMCGGCVARVKSVLMSDDRVASAVVNMLTETAAVRLKPEVEEAMADAAESLAKRLTESGFEAKRRVSGMGVAENVKKWKEMVSKKEELLVKSRNRVAFAWTLVALCCGSHTSHILHSVGIHIAHGGFWDLLHNSYVKGGLAVGALLGPGRELLFDGIKAFGKRSPNMNSLVGLGSMAAFAISLISLVNPDLEWDASFFEEPVMLLGFVLLGRSLEERAKLKASSDMNELLSLISTQSRLVITSSDNNTAADSVLSSDSICINVPVDEIRVGDSLLVLPGETFPVDGNVLAGRSVVDESMLTGESLPVYKEEGCSVSAGTINWDGPLRIEASSTGSNSTISKIVKMVEEAQGNAAPVQRLADAIAGPFVYTIVSLSAVTFAFWYYIGSHIFPDVLLNDIAGPDGDPLALSLKLAVDVLVVSCPCALGLATPTAILIGTSLGAKRGYLIRGGDVLERLASIDCVALDKTGTLTEGRPIVSGVGSLIYEEQEVLKLAAAVEKTATHPIAKAIVNEAESLNLETPETRGQLTEPGFGTLAEIDGRLVAVGALEWVANRFHKENDSSDVVKLENYLDRKLSSTSLTSRYSKTVVYVGREGEGIIGAIAISDCLRKDAEFTVARLQEKGIKTILLSGDREGAVATVAKNVGIESESTNYSLSPDKKFEFISNLQSSGHRVAMVGDGINDAPSLAQADVGIALKIEAQENAASNAASVILVRNKLSHVVDALSLAQATMSKVYQNLAWAIAYNVISIPIAAGVLLPQYDFAMTPSLSGGLMALSSIFVVSNSLLLQLHKSETSANS, from the exons ATGGCGACCAATCTCCTCCGACTCACTCTTCCTCCACCGTCGAGTCTGCATTTCCGTTCCGGTAAGTTCCTCGACGCTAAATTCTCGAAGCGAATCTTTCCCAGACATCGCCGCTCTCGTATCCAACGGCACGGTTCGAAACCTAGTTTCCTGGTATCAAACTCGATCGAGATCACTACTCAGTCGATTGAATCTACCATCGAATCTGTGAAACCCGTTGCGAGTGATGATAAGCCTGTTCTCCTCGATGTGAGCGGGATGATGTGTGGAGGCTGCGTCGCCCGGGTTAAATCGGTTCTGATGTCCGATGACCGAGTCGCGTCTGCTGTGGTTAATATGTTGACCGAAACGGCCGCTGTGAGGCTTAAACCTGAGGTTGAGGAGGCGATGGCCGATGCGGCGGAGAGCTTAGCTAAGAGATTGACGGAGAGTGGGTTTGAGGCTAAGAGGAGAGTTTCCGGGATGGGAGTGGCGGAGAACGTGAAGAAGTGGAAGGAGATGGTGAGTAAGAAGGAGGAATTGCTTGTTAAGAGCAGGAACCGTGTTGCGTTTGCGTGGACGTTGGTGGCTCTGTGTTGCGGATCTCACACTTCGCATATTCTTCATTCCGTGGGAATACACATTGCTCATG GAGGATTCTGGGACTTGCTACACAACTCTTACGTGAAAGGTGGTTTGGCTGTTGGAGCTTTGTTGGGACCAGGACGAG AGTTGCTGTTTGATGGTATAAAGGCTTTCGGGAAAAGATCACCTAATATGAACTCGTTAGTTGGATTGGGATCTATGGCTGCATTTGCCATCAGTTTG ATCTCACTTGTTAATCCAGATCTAGAGTGGGATGCTTCATTCTTTGAGGAACCG GTCATGCTGCTTGGTTTTGTGCTCCTTGGTCGTTCTTTGGAAGAGAGAGCAAAGCTTAAAGCATCTAGTGATATGAATGAACTATTG TCACTCATCTCCACTCAATCAAGACTTGTTATTACTTCATCAGACAATAACACAGCAGCTGATTCTGTACTTTCCTCTGATTCAATTTGCATCAATGTACCAGTTGATGAGATTCGAGTTGGAGACTCGCTTTTGGTTTTGCCTGGCGAAACGTTTCCCGTCGAT GGGAATGTGCTAGCTGGAAGAAGTGTTGTGGATGAATCTATGCTGACAGGAGAGTCACTTCCCGTGTATAAAGAAGAAGGATGCTCAGTTTCAGCGGGAACAATAAACTGG GATGGCCCTCTACGGATTGAAGCTTCTTCTACTGGCTCCAACTCAACAATTTCTAAAATCGTCAAAATG GTTGAGGAAGCTCAAGGTAATGCAGCTCCTGTACAGAGGCTGGCAGATGCAATAGCTGGACCATTTGTCTACACTATAGTGTCTTTATCTGCAGTGACGTTTGCCTTCTG GTATTACATTGGTTCACACATCTTCCCAGATGTTTTGCTCAATGATATTGCCGGCCCTGATGGAGATCCTTTGGCATTAAGCCTAAAACTGGCCGTGGATGTCTTG GTAGTTTCCTGCCCCTGTGCACTGGGCCTTGCAACACCAACCGCCATATTAATTGGCACATCTCTTG GAGCAAAGCGGGGATATCTTATCAGAGGAGGAGATGTCTTAGAACGCCTGGCTTCCATAGATTGTGTTGCCTTAGATAAG ACAGGGACTCTTACTGAAGGAAGACCTATCGTCTCTGGTGTTGGGTCTTTAATTTATGAAGAACAAGAAGTTCTTAAACTAGCTGCTGCGGTGGAGAAGACTGCAACACACCCAATAGCGAAGGCTATTGTAAACGAGGCCGAATCGCTGAATCTGGAAACTCCAGAAACAAGAGGCCAATTGACAGAACCAGGCTTTGGAACTCTGGCAGAAATAGATGGACGTTTGGTTGCTGTGGGCGCACTTGAATGGGTTGCCAATCGTTTCCACAAAGAGAACGACTCCTCGGACGTAGTTAAGCTGGAAAATTATTTGGATCGTAAACTATCCAGCACATCATTGACGTCTCGGTATTCAAAGACCGTTGTCTACGTGGGACGCGAAGGAGAAGGGATTATTGGTGCTATTGCAATATCTGATTGCTTGCGCAAAGATGCTGAGTTTACTGTAGCCAG GCTTCAGGAGAAAGGCATCAAAACAATTCTCTTATCAGGGGATAGGGAAGGGGCAGTGGCAACAGTGGCAAAGAATGTGGGGATTGAGAGTGAATCAACCAACTACTCTTTGTCTCCTGACAAGAAGTTCGAGTTTATATCTAACCTTCAATCCTCTGGACATCGTGTCGCTATG GTGGGGGATGGCATAAACGATGCCCCTTCGTTGGCTCAAGCTGATGTTGGAATTGCACTAAAGATCGAGGCACAAGAAAACGCTGCATCGAATGCAGCATCAGTCATACTTGTCCGCAACAAACTCTCACAT GTTGTGGATGCACTGAGTCTTGCACAAGCGACAATGTCTAAAGTTTATCAGAATCTGGCATGGGCAATTGCATATAATGTCATCTCGATCCCTATAGCTGCAGGTGTGTTGCTTCCTCAATATGATTTCGCCATGACACCTTCCTTATCCG GTGGACTAATGGCACTGAGCTCGATCTTTGTCGTCTCAAATTCATTACTTCTCCAGCTCCATAAATCTGAAACAAGTGCAAACAGCTAG
- the LOC106317895 gene encoding ylmG homolog protein 2, chloroplastic — MYFIFLTLCEKSQSSAAMEATANEPATKSSKSSPRVTIPNFFVSLSSAFTQTPSARTNKPSSQLLAPASDSVKLIQDFHRSLLSATEKFAGFFHSLAAKNPLFQEAVRLSSGFRGVCDDIRLRNTTRVRFAMSDHGFAAVLPGDSVAGTVVANGLINFLNIYNTVLVVRLVLTWFPTAPPAIVNPLSTLCDPYLNIFRGVIPPLGGLDLSPILAFLVLNAFTSSAMALPCELPPAEGAASPSSCETKWMRRRRLSSNQNQTPSSA, encoded by the exons ATGTACTTTATCTTCCTCACCTTGTGCGAAAAATCTCAGAGCTCAGCTGCAATGGAGGCGACTGCGAATGAACCAGCTACGAAAAGCTCCAAATCCTCTCCGAGAGTAACGATACCGAACTTCTTCGTGTCGCTCTCCTCGGCATTTACGCAAACACCTTCCGCGCGTACGAACAAGCCCAGTTCGCAACTTCTAGCACCAGCTTCAGACTCCGTCAAGTTGATTCAAGACTTCCATCGTTCTCTACTCTCCGCGACCGAGAAATTCGCAGGTTTCTTCCATTCGCTCGCCGCTAAGAACCCTCTGTTTCAGGAAGCGGTTCGCTTGTCCTCCGGGTTTCGCGGTGTTTGCGACGAT ATTCGTTTGAGGAACACTACAAGGGTTAGGTTTGCCATGTCGGATCACGGGTTTGCAGCTGTTCTGCCTGGAGATTCAGTTGCAGGAACGGTGGTTGCTAACGGGTTGATAAACTTCCTCAACATCTACAACACCGTACTTGTTGTCCGTCTAGTACTCACCTGGTTCCCCACTGCTCCTCCTGCCATTGTTAACCCCCTCAG CACTCTATGTGATCCATACTTGAACATATTCCGGGGAGTCATACCGCCTCTTGGAGGATTAGATTTATCTCCCATTTTGGCGTTCCTTGTTCTCAACGCCTTCACCAGCAGTGCTATGGCGCTTCCTTGCGAGCTCCCACCAGCTGAAGGAGCGGCTTCTCCATCATCTTGTGAGACAAAGTGGATGAGAAGGAGAAGGTTGAGTAGCAACCAGAACCAAACACCGAGCTCTGCTTAA
- the LOC106317897 gene encoding uncharacterized protein LOC106317897, with the protein METGSSRFTSSRKFLAISLSVLAVLSPLYIDSLSEEDEEPEEELFGFMFSLPVLLLFLVLAIALSLYCDQSLTRFDPNWIHRLCGSFGGLLVILILLVFVLKCKSSA; encoded by the coding sequence ATGGAAACAGGATCATCCAGGTTTACTTCGTCCAGAAAGTTTCTGGCTATAAGCTTGTCAGTACTGGCCGTGCTCTCGCCTCTCTACATCGACAGCTTATCAGAGGAAGATGAAGAACCGGAAGAAGAACTCTTTGGTTTCATGTTTTCGCTACCTGTGCTCCTCCTCTTCTTGGTTTTGGCCATTGCCCTGTCCCTGTATTGTGATCAGAGCTTGACCAGGTTTGATCCTAACTGGATTCACAGGCTCTGTGGTTCGTTTGGTGGGTTGCTTGTCATTCTCATCCTTCTTGTTTTCGTCTTGAAATGCAAATCCTCTGCTTAG